The Solibacillus isronensis nucleotide sequence TTTAATATCGTTTCCCCTGAAGTAGCCCTTATTTATAAAAATGCTTTAACACAAAAAGAAATTAATTTTTTTGCAGCACGTTATGATTTAATTGAGGTTTCTGAAGAAGAGCAATTTCAATTAGGTACAAATGTATTGAGTATTGGCAACAAGCGGATATTAAGTCTGCCAGTTAATATTAATGTCAACAAACAGCTTCGAAATCGGGGCTTTCAGGTAATTGAAGTGGATATTACAGAAATTATTAAATCCGGCGGCTCGTTCCGCTGCTGCACCCTTCCTATCTTACGAGAAGCATAAATAAAAATTACATTGGATCTGCAGTTGCATCTTTCGTGAAACTGCCTCCAACTAAAGAAAACCTTCTTTCACAAAATTTATAAACCGCACTTACTTATGATGCGGATCTACGTAATATGGTTAAGTGCGGTTTAAATTTCAATCAGATCTTCTAAAACAAAAAGTAGATGCGCTGTAGTAAATAAAAATAAATCCCTTGCATGCAGCCACAAGGGATTTGCTATTATTTATTTTATTACAACACCCATTTATCTTTCGCAAATAAAATACGTCCTGCTGCTAGAATTACTAACGCTAACACTATGTTAACTCCAAGTGTAAGGAATACATGCTCGATATCAATGACTCCAACAAATAATTCTTTAAAAATAGCAAACACATTTAAGATTGGAACTAAAAAATATGCAGTAATTAATTCATTTAGCCCGACACTTGTGATGAATAAGGCCGGTAAAATTCCAACCATAATTATGGGTGTTCCGTAGCTTTGTGCTTCTTTTACCGTCTTACCAAAAATACTTGTCAGCAATAACGCTGAAGCCATTAATGCAGCGAAACTAATGATAATTAAAAGAGCGACCGTGCCAATTAACCAAACATTTCCGTCCATTGTCAAGCCGGCTTTTAACTGTTCTGTAAAGAAGTAGATTTCAATAAATACGATGCCTAACGTTAAAATGCCTGTAACCGTAGCGAGAATAACGAGTGTTAACCATTTGCCTAATAAAAATGAAATGCGATTTACAGGTGTCATTAATAAAGCTTCCATCGTACGGCGTTCTTTTTCACCTGCAATAAAATCTGCTGCTGAAGATGAAATACCTACACCTACTGCAATAACTAGCATCATTGGAATAAGGAAGCTCATCATTTGTACAGATTGATCACCTTCGATTACTTGTACTTTATTAACTGTAAAAGGTGTTATAATCGACGTTTCTACATTTTGTTGTCCTAAACGTTCAGAAACAATTGCCTGACTGTATTGTGTTAATGCCATTTCGATTGCTGACATGGCAATATAGCTATTTTCACTATATGCATCGCCTAATATTTGAACTGTTGGCGCATTTCCAGCAGCGATTTGCTGTTCAAAGTCTCCAGTAAGAACAAGTCCGGCTACTGCTTCACCTTCTTTAATAGTAACTTCAACATCATCTACAGCACGAAGCTCTAAATTTCCTTTTCCATCTAGTAAACCTTTTACAAACTCTAACTGCTCTTTTTCTGTCACGACATGAAGCTGAATATCCTCGTCAGGCGCCATCATTTTTTCATAGAAGAATACTAATGCTGACATTAAAACTAATGGTAAAAATACAGTTAAAATTAATGTGCGCTGATCTCGAAATGTATCCTTTAACTCTTTTTTGAATATATTAAGCATCTTCATTTCCTCCACGTACTAATTTACTCATGAAAATATAGTTTAAATCGCTTGAGCCTTCTTCAGCATAAAGCTGTTCAAGAGTGCCATCATAGACAAGCTCACCTTTATGAATCATTGCTACACGATCACATAGCATCGTTACTTCCTCTACAATATGACTAGAGAAAATAATGGTTTTCCCTTCACGTTTCAGTTGATGCACAAGCTGACGGAAAGTATTGGATGATGTAATATCCAGTCCTGTCGTTGGTTCATCAAAGAGTACAATATCTGGATCATGTAATAATGTTCTTGCAATGGCCACTTTTTGACGCATCCCTTTTGAAAACCCATCAATTTTTCGATCTAAATAGTCTCGCATGCCAAACATTTTCGCTAATTTTTCAATACGCACTTTTGTTTCATGCTTACCTAAGCCATAAAGTGAACCAAAATACTCTAAGTTTTCACGTGTTGTCAGTCGCTCATAAAGTCCTGTCTCACTACCAAACAGTACGCCGATTCTTTTTTTCACTTCATCAGATTGCTTTACGGTATGAAAACCTGCTACTTCAACGCTACCTGAAGACGGTTCAATTAGTGTAGCGATTGTTCGTAGTAAGGTTGTTTTCCCAGCACCGTTTTCACCTAGGAGCCCAAGTACCTCACCCTCATGAACTTCTAGGGAAACTTGCTTTAAGGCAGTTATATATTGTTTCTTATTTTGAAATTGTTTTGTTACTCCTTTAATTTCAATCATTTCCGTCACCTCGTTTATTTGATGTTTTTATCGTACAAATAAATACAAGAGGTGTCTGCGATGTTGTCGCAAAAATGCCTTATTATGTCGTGAAAAGGGAGAATGAATTGTAGAACTGTCAAAATATTACGTATAGTGTATATTTATTACGAGGTGTATAACATGAGAGTAGGATTAGTAGATGACCGAGCGATTGATTTAGATAAACTAAAGGCAATTATAGAGCCAATCGAAGAAATTAATATTGTATTTGCTACTACAAGTGCACAGCAAGCCTATGAGGAAATAAAAAAGCAATCGATTGATTTACTGATTGCGGATATTGAAATGCCAGAATTATCGGGTTACGAATTAGCTGATATTATTTATACACATGCCTTACAAATTATGGTTATCTTTGTAACAGGCAATAGCGGGTACGCTGTTCATGCTTTTGAATTGAACGTACATGATTACATAATGAAGCCCTATACAAAAGAAAGACTTGTATCTTCTGTTGAAAGATTGTTAGCAAAGCAACAAAAAGCCGAGTTATCGGGCCGGATTTTTATTAAGCAAAAATCTGATATTCATATCGTACAAAAAAAGGACATTATATTTATTGAACGTTCAGGTCGTGCTACAACGATCTATACAAAAAATGGTCCTGTAAAAACCTATCAAACCTTAAATGAATTAGAGGGAGAGTTAAGGGACCGTTTGTTTATAAGAGCTCACCGCTCATTTATTATCAATATTCAATACATATTAAATTTTTCGTTATACGCAAAGAATTCCTATTTAGTGTCCTTTGAAGGAATTGAAGAAAAAGCAGTTATTACAAAGGAAAACCTAGATATTATACAAAAAAACTACTTTTGAGGTGGCTATATGAAGCATAAACTATATTTTTTCATCATTTGTTGTACCCATTTTGCCCTCGCAACAGTAGGCTATCTTTCCTTATACATAAGCATTCCAATAAGCATCATTTTAACATTAGTAGCTATGAAAAGAATTACGTTAAAGATTGATTGGAGTGTAATAATTCATTTATGTATGTATGGTGTCTATGTATTAAATGGGAAGAGTGTACAAAATCTACACTTACTTTTTGGCGCATTGCTTGTGGTTATTTATAGTTCACAAAAGCAGAAAGCGCTATTTAAGACTTCAACAGTACAGTTAGAAGTAAATGAAAAGCTAGTAGAATTTAATCGTACATTTCAAGAGGTACGTAAAGAACGTCACGATTACTTAAAGCATGTATCAGCAATTGCTTATTTACTGGAAAAAGATAAGGTTAATGAAGCTAAAATCTATATGCAAGGGTTAGTAAAGCGATATGAACAGACGAACTTGTCGTTAAAGGGAGAGCAGGGGGCAGTAGCAGCCGTATTATATACGAATTACGAAAAGGCACGAAGCCACAATATTGCAATTAATTATTTGTTTGAAACACCTGTATCAAATTTATCCCTTCCATCTGATGAAATCGTTCAGCTAATAGGGAATATATTAGAAAATGCGATTGATGCAAGCATTGAATGGCAAACGAAGTATAACAAACAAGCTTTTATTGAATTAAGCCTTCGTAAAAAAAGCGGTCTATATCTATTAACTTGTTCAAACAATACAATTCCCTTGCCGAAGGAAATTGCTGACCAACTGTTTGCCAAGACTGGTGTTACAACAAAACCAAATCATAATGGTTTAGGTACTTCAATTATTCGGCAAATTATAGAGCAGCATAACGGATATTTAGAATTTATAGCAGAGAAGCAAACATTTACAATTACGTGTAAAATTCCTAATGTCATCTCATAAAAAAAGCTTTAATAAGCTACACCTACTGATTTTCTTACGGGATGTAGATTATTGAAGCTTTGATTTATTTAATGCTTCATATACTCCTTCAAACTTCAGGTGATGGTTATTTTTTACGGTATTTCTTATATCAATTATAATAAATAGATAAAAATGCTCTAATGGAGCATAGATATCGGTTTTCGTTTTTGTTTCTTTTCTTCATACATCTTTTTATCTGCTTCAATGTAGAGACTTTCTGTTTTACCAGCCGATTGCTCACTAAAAGCCATACCAATGGACATTTGAAGGTTGATATCATTACTTAATACAGGATGATGATTGGTTTTTTCACGGAGCAGATTACAAAGCATTTCAATCTGATTCATCGTTGTATTTGGTATAATTACAGCAAATTCATCTCCTCCTACACGTGAAACAATTACGTTACCGGAAAATGTGCTTTTTAGTAATTTCGCTGCGGCTTCTATATATTGATCACCTTTTTTATGTCCATATGTATCATTTACATATTTTAATTGATCGAGATCGCATAAAATTATACCCAACGCTACATTCTTTTCTTTATTATAATAATTAATCATTTGTTCAAAATAACCACGATTATAAATATCCGTTAATGCATCATGGGTACTTCGATATTGTAATTCTTGCTCTAACTTTATTTTTTCATCAATATTTCGCATAATACCTTGAATTGCAACGATTTCTCCGTTCTCGTAAATCGGCGTTGTATATTCCTCAAACCATCTATAAATTCCATCCGTACCTTTTAAACGCTGGATAATACCCTCGTTATAATTAATTTGACCTGAAATCTTGTTCTCCATAATTGTTTTGTCCTCTGGGTGAATCATTTCAAAAGGGGTATTCGAATCTCTATAGAGAGCCTCTAACGTACCTTCCCCTAAAAATAAATCTACAGAAGGACTTGTATACCTATGTCTATAGACAGGTTTTACTTCATAGTAATAAATAATATCATGCGACCTTTCCACTAACTTTAAGGAAATGTTTTCATTTTGAAACTTTGATTGATAATATTTTGTATAAATCCAATAAATTATTAATCCCGTTACTAAACCGAATATAAATAAAAACATTTCATAAATCTCCTGATAACTTTATTAAGTAGATTGTAATTTTCATCATGTAGTCCTTCTTTTTATATATAATTTCCTTATTATTCAATTATACTTTTTTGCTATAATGCAATCTACTCTTACTAATACATATAACTCAGGCTAAATTGTGATTTTTTCATCTACCAACTACACTCACTGAATATATATTTCTATAAATTCATTTATCAATGTAAAATATCCTGAATTACATTTCGAGTTGAACAAAGAATAAAGTATAGGAAAAAATCCGTAAACAATTTGTAAAGGCCGATCTTCTATAAAAGAAAATCGGTCTTAGCTTTTGTATATTTTAGATCTACATAAAAAGAGTTTATATTAAGTCATGCTACTCCCTATTCATCTGCAAATTATTACTCTTAGACAAACAAAAACAAACCATCAACTACAGTAAAACTACTGTAATCGATGGTTTATTAAAAACCGCACTTACTTATGATACGGTTCACCCTTAATAATTCTAAAACTGCGGTAAATCTGCTCTACTAGCACTAGTTTCATCAACTGGTGAGGCAGCGTCATTTTTCCGAAGCACAGTTTTTCATCCGCGCGATTAAGTACATCCGCATGCAATCCTAATGATCCGCCTATAACAAACGCGACTTTGCTTTTCCCGTAAGTCATTAGCGCCTCTAAATCTGCGGCCATTTCTTCACTCGTTTTCATTTTACCGTCAAGTGCCAATGCGATGACATATGTACCGTCATTGATTTTCGCAAGGATACGGTCACCTTCTTTACGTTTGACGATTTCCATATCAGCTTCACTTAACTGCTCAGGTGCTTTCTCATCCGGTACTTCTACTAAATCGATTTTCGCATAGCCGCCTAATCGCTTTACATATTCCTCAATACCCATTTTTAAATACTTTTCTTTCAACTTACCAACCGAGATGATAGTAATATTCACAACTTATCCACCTTTACGTTCCATTTACAAACAAGTTATCCACAAAAGTTATGCACATATCCACAAATAAAAACTATATATTGTGTAAAGTTATTTACTTGATACAACATATGTTGCGGACTGTTCACAGTAAGAACAAGTTGTTGATAACTTTTCCTCTTCCGATAACAAATCCATCATCGGGAAATTTTCTGTTTCTGCCACGTGCATATCTAACGCATGATCTATATGGGTTTCACAGCTGTACGTCTTCATTTTTAAACCTTCTTTCTTTTCTGAAATTTCCACAAACTTATTCACAATTTTTGAAATGTTATCCACAACCCATTGTAACAGACAAAAAACGAGTAGAAAAGACAAGCCTTTTTCTTCTCTACCCGTTGTGTACAATTTCATTCTTTTATTAAGTTATCCACATTTACAATTGTGCATTTTCCACTAACTCTAAATTAGCCTCTACTATTTTACCGTTGCGATATACTTTAATTTTTAATGTATCGCCAATAGATTTTTGATTATATAAATGTTTACGAAGCTCAATTGCATTTTCGATTTTTTCGCCATCCATTTCTACAATGACATCGTACTGCTGTAAAC carries:
- a CDS encoding sensor histidine kinase; the encoded protein is MKHKLYFFIICCTHFALATVGYLSLYISIPISIILTLVAMKRITLKIDWSVIIHLCMYGVYVLNGKSVQNLHLLFGALLVVIYSSQKQKALFKTSTVQLEVNEKLVEFNRTFQEVRKERHDYLKHVSAIAYLLEKDKVNEAKIYMQGLVKRYEQTNLSLKGEQGAVAAVLYTNYEKARSHNIAINYLFETPVSNLSLPSDEIVQLIGNILENAIDASIEWQTKYNKQAFIELSLRKKSGLYLLTCSNNTIPLPKEIADQLFAKTGVTTKPNHNGLGTSIIRQIIEQHNGYLEFIAEKQTFTITCKIPNVIS
- a CDS encoding CxxH/CxxC protein codes for the protein MKTYSCETHIDHALDMHVAETENFPMMDLLSEEEKLSTTCSYCEQSATYVVSSK
- a CDS encoding LytR/AlgR family response regulator transcription factor translates to MRVGLVDDRAIDLDKLKAIIEPIEEINIVFATTSAQQAYEEIKKQSIDLLIADIEMPELSGYELADIIYTHALQIMVIFVTGNSGYAVHAFELNVHDYIMKPYTKERLVSSVERLLAKQQKAELSGRIFIKQKSDIHIVQKKDIIFIERSGRATTIYTKNGPVKTYQTLNELEGELRDRLFIRAHRSFIINIQYILNFSLYAKNSYLVSFEGIEEKAVITKENLDIIQKNYF
- a CDS encoding ABC transporter ATP-binding protein produces the protein MIEIKGVTKQFQNKKQYITALKQVSLEVHEGEVLGLLGENGAGKTTLLRTIATLIEPSSGSVEVAGFHTVKQSDEVKKRIGVLFGSETGLYERLTTRENLEYFGSLYGLGKHETKVRIEKLAKMFGMRDYLDRKIDGFSKGMRQKVAIARTLLHDPDIVLFDEPTTGLDITSSNTFRQLVHQLKREGKTIIFSSHIVEEVTMLCDRVAMIHKGELVYDGTLEQLYAEEGSSDLNYIFMSKLVRGGNEDA
- the rlmH gene encoding 23S rRNA (pseudouridine(1915)-N(3))-methyltransferase RlmH, yielding MNITIISVGKLKEKYLKMGIEEYVKRLGGYAKIDLVEVPDEKAPEQLSEADMEIVKRKEGDRILAKINDGTYVIALALDGKMKTSEEMAADLEALMTYGKSKVAFVIGGSLGLHADVLNRADEKLCFGKMTLPHQLMKLVLVEQIYRSFRIIKGEPYHK
- a CDS encoding ABC transporter permease → MLNIFKKELKDTFRDQRTLILTVFLPLVLMSALVFFYEKMMAPDEDIQLHVVTEKEQLEFVKGLLDGKGNLELRAVDDVEVTIKEGEAVAGLVLTGDFEQQIAAGNAPTVQILGDAYSENSYIAMSAIEMALTQYSQAIVSERLGQQNVETSIITPFTVNKVQVIEGDQSVQMMSFLIPMMLVIAVGVGISSSAADFIAGEKERRTMEALLMTPVNRISFLLGKWLTLVILATVTGILTLGIVFIEIYFFTEQLKAGLTMDGNVWLIGTVALLIIISFAALMASALLLTSIFGKTVKEAQSYGTPIIMVGILPALFITSVGLNELITAYFLVPILNVFAIFKELFVGVIDIEHVFLTLGVNIVLALVILAAGRILFAKDKWVL
- a CDS encoding sensor domain-containing diguanylate cyclase — protein: MFLFIFGLVTGLIIYWIYTKYYQSKFQNENISLKLVERSHDIIYYYEVKPVYRHRYTSPSVDLFLGEGTLEALYRDSNTPFEMIHPEDKTIMENKISGQINYNEGIIQRLKGTDGIYRWFEEYTTPIYENGEIVAIQGIMRNIDEKIKLEQELQYRSTHDALTDIYNRGYFEQMINYYNKEKNVALGIILCDLDQLKYVNDTYGHKKGDQYIEAAAKLLKSTFSGNVIVSRVGGDEFAVIIPNTTMNQIEMLCNLLREKTNHHPVLSNDINLQMSIGMAFSEQSAGKTESLYIEADKKMYEEKKQKRKPISMLH